In Calditrichota bacterium, a genomic segment contains:
- the recG gene encoding ATP-dependent DNA helicase RecG, which translates to MSESNHKTFDIQYLKGIGPKRADVLAAAGIKSIKDLIGYFPRRYIDRSTILPLNKLIEGQEVTVIGKVEASGIKRGRRPQFYITVTDGKGLLEAVWFNAVSYYKNVFKIGDWVSLSGKVIYYQGYQLNHPDYDKLGEDDFENMTNTGRIIPFYPLTDSLRKAGISSSTFRKIFIQLFEKFSSGFKEHLPDKILKNQKFTEINHALKEMHLPSSQALFEQSTKRFIYEEFFYLQLLFALQKKHMAEKPLGISFSGSSPILKKLFDNLPFEMTSAQKKVVKEIRTDMKSSSPMNRLLQGDVGSGKTLVAMMAALIAIDNGYQVALMAPTEILAEQHFSNIKNFLKPFGVEVILLKGGRSPKEKSLILHRIQQNVNALIIGTHALIQQKVDFPNLGLVIIDEQHRFGVMQRGSLISKGTEPDVLVMTATPIPRTLAMTAYGSLDVSTINEMPANRLPIRTVWRFDSQSGKIYEFIRKQVNAGEQAYIVYPLVEESEKLDLKAAVEAFKFLENGPLQGISIGLLHGRMKAEEKDAIMQNFANGEIKILVATTVIEVGVDVSNSTIMLIEHAERFGLAQLHQLRGRVGRGKKQSYCILKTPNNVGEIARERIRTMTETTDGFVISEKDLEIRGWGDFFGKKQSGMPIFKLANPIRDREILEEARKDAFILIDEDPHLRSPENGGVRKKVSREYSERLALFKIS; encoded by the coding sequence ATGTCAGAATCAAATCACAAAACCTTCGATATACAATATTTGAAAGGCATTGGGCCCAAAAGGGCTGATGTGCTGGCTGCTGCCGGGATAAAATCTATTAAAGATTTAATAGGTTATTTCCCACGCCGCTATATTGACCGTAGTACGATTTTACCTTTAAACAAACTAATCGAAGGCCAGGAAGTTACGGTAATTGGAAAAGTAGAAGCTTCCGGGATTAAGCGAGGGCGAAGGCCACAGTTTTATATAACTGTTACAGATGGAAAGGGTTTGTTGGAGGCTGTTTGGTTCAACGCTGTTTCCTACTACAAAAATGTTTTCAAGATTGGTGACTGGGTTTCACTATCTGGCAAAGTAATCTACTATCAAGGTTACCAATTAAATCATCCTGATTATGATAAGCTGGGTGAAGATGACTTTGAAAATATGACTAATACAGGCCGGATAATCCCATTTTACCCACTTACGGATTCTTTGCGAAAAGCAGGGATTAGCTCATCTACTTTTCGTAAAATTTTCATCCAGCTGTTTGAGAAGTTTTCGTCGGGATTTAAGGAACATCTACCTGATAAAATTCTAAAAAATCAGAAATTTACTGAGATAAATCATGCTCTGAAAGAGATGCACCTGCCATCAAGCCAAGCTCTTTTTGAACAATCTACAAAACGTTTTATTTACGAAGAATTTTTTTACCTGCAGCTTTTGTTTGCCCTGCAAAAGAAACACATGGCAGAAAAACCGCTTGGAATTTCTTTTTCCGGATCGAGTCCTATTTTAAAAAAGCTTTTCGATAATCTGCCTTTTGAAATGACTTCTGCGCAAAAAAAAGTTGTTAAGGAAATTCGGACAGACATGAAATCCAGCTCACCAATGAACCGCTTATTACAAGGTGATGTAGGCTCCGGGAAAACACTTGTTGCAATGATGGCCGCACTTATTGCTATCGACAATGGTTACCAGGTTGCTCTAATGGCGCCGACTGAAATTTTGGCTGAGCAGCACTTTTCTAATATTAAAAATTTTCTAAAACCATTTGGTGTTGAAGTAATTCTTTTAAAAGGCGGCAGAAGTCCAAAAGAAAAATCACTGATTTTACATAGAATTCAGCAAAACGTGAATGCCTTGATTATTGGGACCCATGCTTTGATTCAGCAAAAAGTAGACTTTCCTAACCTGGGTTTGGTAATCATTGATGAGCAACACCGCTTTGGCGTAATGCAGCGAGGCAGCTTAATTTCCAAAGGTACAGAACCTGATGTTTTGGTGATGACTGCAACGCCTATTCCACGGACGCTGGCAATGACAGCTTATGGTTCTCTGGATGTTTCCACAATAAATGAAATGCCGGCCAATCGTTTGCCAATCCGAACTGTGTGGCGTTTTGATAGCCAAAGCGGCAAAATTTATGAGTTTATCCGCAAGCAGGTAAATGCCGGTGAACAGGCTTATATCGTTTATCCACTTGTGGAAGAAAGTGAAAAACTGGATTTGAAGGCTGCTGTGGAAGCATTTAAATTTTTGGAAAATGGCCCACTACAAGGCATTTCGATTGGATTGCTGCATGGCCGGATGAAGGCCGAAGAAAAAGATGCGATTATGCAAAATTTTGCAAATGGTGAAATTAAAATTCTTGTTGCAACCACAGTTATTGAAGTTGGTGTGGATGTTTCAAATTCTACCATTATGCTAATCGAACATGCAGAGCGTTTTGGTTTAGCGCAATTACACCAGTTGCGTGGAAGAGTCGGTCGAGGCAAGAAACAATCTTACTGTATTTTAAAAACTCCAAACAATGTTGGAGAAATTGCCCGGGAACGCATCCGCACTATGACGGAAACAACAGATGGGTTTGTTATTTCGGAAAAGGATTTAGAGATCCGTGGGTGGGGAGATTTTTTTGGCAAAAAGCAAAGTGGAATGCCGATTTTCAAACTTGCAAATCCTATTCGTGACCGGGAAATATTGGAAGAAGCGCGTAAAGATGCGTTTATATTAATCGATGAGGACCCACATTTAAGAAGCCCTGAAAATGGAGGAGTGCGAAAAAAAGTATCCAGAGAATATAGCGAACGATTGGCTTTATTTAAGATAAGTTGA
- a CDS encoding ABC transporter permease, whose amino-acid sequence MSFEYFIAKRYLGAKRKTGFISIITYVSIAGIMIGVTVLILVLSVMNGFEGEVRSRLIGADAHLRVRKYFTETIAQPDSLIKLIKQNKQVTGVSPAISEESMIKSKTTQRPTIVKGIDINTADDVTEISNKITYGELDFSIKIINERKLPGIVLGRHLADAILALNIGDVVSVWSMPKEGGIFAQPKIKQFYVAGLVEFGYYEYDKILSYISIEDAQDLFDMQGVSWIDVKIEDYEKANIVGKEISDELGYPYTSQTWIERHKSLFSWMEMEKVLFTLIFSMILMVAAFNIISSLVMVVMDKTREIGILKSMGATSGSIMRIFMFEGILVGLIGTVLGNVIAYSVAFLQIQFDLISLPSDVYLIDAVPVDLEFIDFIVISVVSMSLSFISSVYPAYKASKLVPVEAIRYE is encoded by the coding sequence ATGTCATTCGAATATTTTATTGCAAAACGTTATCTCGGGGCAAAAAGGAAAACCGGATTTATTTCTATTATAACCTATGTTTCGATTGCCGGGATAATGATTGGTGTAACAGTACTTATCCTTGTACTCTCTGTTATGAATGGATTTGAAGGTGAAGTGCGCTCACGCTTGATTGGTGCTGATGCGCATTTAAGAGTCCGCAAATACTTTACTGAAACAATTGCCCAACCGGATTCTCTTATAAAACTTATAAAACAAAATAAGCAGGTTACGGGAGTTTCTCCGGCAATTTCGGAAGAGTCGATGATAAAATCGAAAACAACCCAACGCCCAACAATTGTAAAAGGCATTGATATAAATACAGCCGATGATGTAACTGAAATATCCAATAAAATTACTTATGGCGAGCTGGACTTTTCTATCAAGATAATTAATGAAAGAAAACTGCCTGGTATTGTTTTGGGAAGACATCTTGCTGATGCAATTCTTGCTTTAAATATTGGTGATGTGGTATCGGTTTGGTCGATGCCGAAAGAGGGTGGTATTTTTGCTCAACCAAAAATTAAACAGTTTTATGTTGCCGGATTGGTAGAATTTGGTTATTACGAATACGACAAAATTCTTTCATATATTTCGATTGAGGATGCCCAGGATTTATTTGATATGCAGGGTGTTTCATGGATTGACGTAAAGATTGAAGACTATGAAAAAGCAAATATCGTCGGCAAAGAAATAAGTGATGAATTGGGTTATCCGTACACATCCCAAACCTGGATTGAGCGGCATAAGTCTCTTTTTTCCTGGATGGAGATGGAGAAGGTGTTGTTTACATTAATTTTCAGTATGATTTTGATGGTGGCTGCATTTAATATTATAAGCTCTCTCGTGATGGTTGTAATGGATAAAACAAGGGAAATAGGTATCTTAAAATCAATGGGTGCAACATCTGGCAGTATAATGCGCATTTTTATGTTTGAAGGAATTTTGGTTGGTTTAATTGGAACGGTTCTTGGAAATGTAATTGCATACTCTGTTGCCTTTCTGCAAATTCAGTTTGATCTTATCTCACTGCCATCTGATGTTTATTTGATTGATGCAGTTCCAGTTGACCTCGAGTTTATAGACTTTATAGTAATCTCAGTAGTTTCGATGAGCTTAAGCTTTATTTCATCTGTTTATCCAGCCTATAAAGCATCAAAACTTGTACCTGTTGAGGCAATCCGCTATGAATAA
- a CDS encoding glycosyltransferase family 2 protein, translating into MSKKISIIIPHYNGIDILRDCLQSLYKNSFTDFETILIDNGSTDGSQKYVKETFPQVELIENEKNLGYAGACNQGMELSKSEYILLLNNDTVLPENFLFEMIAAIEDDKAIGMVQPKIISIQDKRFFDYSGGAGGEMDIFGYPFARGRIFDTVEMDKAQYANLGSKVFWTSGCALLVRKSVIDEIGLLDEDFFAHQEEIDLNWRAQLAGYKNVVTYKTHIYHYSGYTLRSDNQRKMYLNHRNNLIMMIKNYSLPSLFFFFPPRILFEMVTVIADAAMWEGKRARAVLLALYFLLTNPLFIWKKRHSAQKLRKVSDRAILKNMYPGSIVIDHFLRKLSPYACIKRFR; encoded by the coding sequence ATGTCTAAAAAGATTTCAATAATAATTCCGCATTATAACGGAATTGATATTCTGCGCGATTGTCTGCAATCGTTATATAAAAACTCGTTTACAGATTTTGAAACCATCCTAATTGACAATGGCTCAACAGATGGCAGTCAGAAATATGTAAAAGAGACCTTTCCACAGGTTGAGCTTATTGAAAACGAAAAAAACCTTGGTTATGCCGGCGCTTGCAACCAGGGAATGGAATTGAGTAAATCGGAATATATTTTACTGTTAAATAACGATACTGTTCTTCCTGAAAATTTTTTATTTGAAATGATTGCTGCCATTGAGGATGACAAAGCTATTGGAATGGTCCAGCCAAAAATAATATCAATTCAGGATAAACGATTTTTTGACTATTCCGGAGGTGCAGGTGGGGAGATGGATATTTTTGGTTATCCTTTTGCACGTGGCCGCATTTTTGATACAGTTGAAATGGATAAGGCGCAGTATGCTAATTTGGGCAGCAAAGTTTTCTGGACATCCGGTTGTGCATTACTGGTTCGTAAATCTGTTATAGATGAAATTGGACTATTAGACGAAGACTTTTTTGCCCATCAGGAAGAAATAGATTTAAATTGGCGGGCCCAATTGGCCGGCTATAAAAATGTGGTGACTTATAAAACACATATTTATCATTACTCCGGTTATACTTTGCGTAGTGATAATCAACGCAAAATGTATTTAAATCATCGCAACAACCTGATTATGATGATTAAAAACTATTCTCTTCCATCTTTGTTTTTCTTTTTCCCACCAAGGATCCTTTTCGAAATGGTTACTGTAATCGCAGATGCCGCCATGTGGGAAGGTAAAAGGGCACGAGCTGTTTTACTCGCTCTTTATTTTCTTTTAACAAACCCGTTATTCATCTGGAAAAAGCGTCACTCTGCTCAGAAATTGCGGAAAGTATCTGATCGTGCCATACTAAAAAATATGTATCCGGGAAGTATTGTTATCGATCATTTTCTACGCAAGCTCTCTCCATATGCCTGTATAAAACGTTTCAGATAA
- the lysS gene encoding lysine--tRNA ligase, giving the protein MEDLNQLVKIRKEKIDKLQENGFNPYPYSFERTHQTLEVKDNFEKLEGQSVSVAGRIMAVRMMGKASFCHIQDMQGRIQLYIARDAIGEDVYKMFKMLDIGDHIGVTGTVKKTKMGEVSVFATSLELLSKSIRPLPIAKEKMEDGKKIIYDQFVDKELRYRQRYTDLVVNPEVRDAFIKRSKIITAIREVLDGNEFLEVETPVLQSIYGGAAARPFTTHHNTLDMKLYLRIANELYLKRLIVGGFDRVYEFAKDFRNEGMDRFHNPEFTQVELYVAYKDYNWMMDFVEKIFSHVAKKVVGGTSLQFNEHEIELSGPWRRLPILDSIKEYTGHDVSNLDEDGLKNVAKELNVEISPEMGYGKIIDEIFGEHVEPKLIQPTFITDHPVEMSPLAKKHRSKPGLVERFEPIIGGKEVGNAFSELNDPIDQRERFMAQMDLKARGDEEAQVIDEDFLRALEIGMPPTAGLGIGIDRLTMLFTNQPSIRDVIFFPQMRPEQKNQE; this is encoded by the coding sequence TTGGAAGATTTAAATCAACTTGTAAAAATAAGAAAAGAAAAAATTGACAAGCTACAGGAAAACGGATTTAACCCTTATCCGTATAGTTTTGAAAGAACACATCAAACCCTTGAAGTTAAAGATAATTTTGAAAAACTTGAAGGCCAATCGGTTTCTGTGGCCGGAAGGATAATGGCCGTGCGCATGATGGGTAAAGCCTCATTCTGCCATATCCAGGATATGCAAGGACGTATTCAGCTTTATATTGCCCGTGATGCAATCGGTGAAGACGTTTATAAAATGTTTAAAATGCTGGATATTGGCGATCATATTGGCGTAACCGGCACAGTTAAAAAAACCAAAATGGGTGAGGTCTCTGTTTTTGCTACTAGTTTGGAGCTGTTGTCTAAATCGATTAGGCCATTGCCAATTGCCAAAGAAAAAATGGAAGACGGCAAGAAGATTATTTATGATCAATTTGTGGACAAGGAACTTCGATATCGGCAAAGATATACAGATTTAGTTGTTAATCCCGAAGTACGTGACGCTTTTATCAAACGAAGTAAAATTATTACAGCGATTCGGGAAGTTCTTGACGGCAATGAATTTCTCGAAGTAGAAACGCCTGTTTTACAGTCAATTTATGGCGGGGCTGCTGCTCGTCCATTTACAACCCATCACAATACTTTGGATATGAAGTTATATCTCCGTATCGCCAACGAGCTTTATTTGAAACGGTTAATTGTTGGTGGCTTTGATCGTGTCTATGAATTTGCGAAAGATTTTCGAAATGAAGGTATGGATCGCTTTCATAACCCGGAATTTACCCAGGTTGAGCTTTATGTGGCCTACAAAGATTATAACTGGATGATGGATTTTGTAGAGAAAATATTTAGTCATGTTGCGAAAAAAGTTGTTGGCGGAACATCGCTGCAATTTAATGAACACGAAATTGAATTATCCGGACCTTGGCGCAGATTGCCAATTTTAGATTCAATTAAAGAATATACCGGCCATGATGTATCCAATCTTGATGAAGATGGTTTAAAAAATGTTGCCAAAGAATTAAATGTTGAGATTAGCCCGGAAATGGGTTATGGGAAAATTATCGATGAAATTTTTGGGGAACATGTTGAGCCGAAATTGATTCAACCTACCTTTATTACTGATCACCCGGTTGAAATGTCGCCGCTTGCGAAAAAACATCGTAGTAAACCAGGGCTTGTAGAGCGCTTTGAACCGATCATTGGTGGAAAAGAGGTTGGTAATGCTTTTAGTGAATTGAATGATCCTATTGACCAACGTGAAAGGTTTATGGCACAAATGGACCTTAAAGCCCGTGGTGATGAGGAGGCCCAGGTTATTGATGAAGACTTTTTGCGTGCGTTGGAAATAGGAATGCCACCCACAGCAGGATTAGGAATTGGGATAGACCGTTTAACCATGTTATTTACAAATCAGCCAAGTATCCGCGATGTGATCTTTTTTCCGCAGATGCGTCCTGAGCAAAAGAACCAGGAATAA
- a CDS encoding ABC transporter ATP-binding protein, with translation MNSTYAIQVKNLYKSYSSGPQKVEVIKGLNLEIKSGDVAIITGPSGVGKSTLLHVLGLLDRHDSGEIKIGGVDISSLNEETNAKLRNETIGFVFQFHHLLPEFSALENVLIPSMIYKKEKETREYALHLLDMVGLSHRLNHRPRELSGGEQQRVAVARAIVNKPQIVLADEPTGNLDKANGESLYSLLLKLNQEMNQTLLIVTHNEHMTAKANHLIELEDGKVSKERFPEK, from the coding sequence ATGAATTCTACGTATGCTATCCAGGTAAAAAATCTTTATAAAAGTTACAGTAGTGGCCCGCAAAAAGTTGAAGTTATAAAAGGACTTAATCTTGAAATAAAAAGCGGAGATGTTGCTATAATTACCGGACCATCAGGTGTTGGAAAAAGTACTTTGCTTCATGTTTTGGGATTATTGGACAGGCATGACAGCGGCGAAATAAAAATCGGTGGTGTGGATATAAGCAGTTTAAATGAAGAGACAAATGCAAAGTTGAGAAATGAAACCATTGGTTTTGTGTTCCAATTTCATCATTTATTGCCGGAGTTTTCTGCTTTAGAAAATGTTTTAATCCCTTCAATGATTTATAAAAAAGAAAAAGAAACTCGGGAATATGCATTACATCTTTTAGATATGGTCGGTTTGTCACACAGGTTAAACCACAGGCCCAGAGAACTATCGGGTGGAGAGCAGCAGCGTGTGGCAGTTGCGCGAGCCATCGTTAATAAACCTCAAATTGTTTTAGCAGATGAGCCAACCGGCAATTTGGATAAAGCCAATGGCGAATCACTGTACAGTTTACTTTTAAAACTTAACCAGGAAATGAACCAAACTTTACTTATTGTTACTCATAATGAGCACATGACGGCAAAAGCGAACCACCTAATCGAATTAGAAGATGGTAAGGTGTCAAAAGAACGATTCCCTGAAAAATAA
- a CDS encoding DUF2723 domain-containing protein — protein MDWKKSNNIVAAAVFVFTSIIYILTVAPTVSFWDCGEFIATSYKMSVPHPPGSPLFLLVGRIFTLLPYPEDIGFRVNLISVFSSSITITLLYLVIVHLVREWKGKLESREDWLTAIFSGLIGSLTFAFTHSFWFNAAEAEVYAASMLFTALLIWLSLVWAEKAHEDGNEKYLLMISYLVGLAIAVHLLNVLALPFVAMIYYYKRYEFKMLSFVIMTFVTILAMVLVYPGIVKWFPLIAELNLFLFIMVIVGIFALTYWAVLNKRHLISFIMLSITFIVIGYTSYGIIPIRSALNPTIDENNPETTEKFLKYINREQYGDSDSDREKVWQSNPTKRNYDSTWDFFWTYQVNHMYNRYFMWQFAGMDENGTNWNWSFWGLPLLIGLIGMFYHFRGDPKHALAVLALFFMTGLAIILYLNQPDPQPRERDYSYVGSFFAFAIWIGLGYAGIIEMIKEMMADKAEKVKEIGTPIMAGILAVLMLASPIQLLSENYESHDRSGNYVAWDYSYNILQSCEEGAILFTNGDNDTFPLWYLQEVENIRTDVRIVNLSLLNTDWYIRQLRDLDPKVPMRVNEKLLDQVAPIPWETQDVTLNVPKDIFYKDSIEFRKSFGPVPLTTPNAIKFKVTPTITYGSYKLLRTQDYMILNILAANQWKKPVYFATTVPQTNLVGGLQEYMRMEGLVMRIVPIKNWQLDPKLLKVNLVEKYQYRFNDPSVYYNSQTIGLLQNYRSPIIGLAEYYVHQGQKDKLEDLLEFESQNMPEEVIPWTAHQLRNRRHALRAVINPAYTDSLLTSQNTNTLNVVARNLMSYREFDSAAKLLEKTNETNPGDPESISMLLRLYDLSGKAEKAIATLEKWVALNPDDKGAQNMLNSYRKRLNK, from the coding sequence ATGGACTGGAAAAAATCCAACAATATTGTTGCAGCTGCTGTATTTGTTTTTACATCTATAATCTACATCTTAACTGTTGCACCTACGGTTTCTTTTTGGGACTGTGGCGAATTTATTGCAACCAGTTACAAAATGTCTGTTCCTCATCCTCCGGGATCACCTTTGTTTTTACTTGTTGGAAGGATATTTACGCTCCTGCCTTATCCTGAGGATATTGGATTCCGGGTTAATTTAATCTCTGTTTTTTCCAGCTCAATAACTATTACTCTTCTTTATCTGGTAATTGTACATTTAGTTAGGGAGTGGAAAGGGAAGCTGGAATCACGTGAGGATTGGTTAACAGCAATATTTTCCGGTTTGATTGGTTCATTAACTTTTGCTTTTACTCACTCTTTTTGGTTTAATGCTGCAGAGGCTGAAGTTTATGCGGCTTCTATGTTGTTTACTGCTTTGCTGATTTGGCTCTCCCTTGTCTGGGCAGAAAAGGCCCACGAAGATGGCAATGAAAAATATCTATTAATGATTTCATATCTGGTTGGTTTGGCAATTGCCGTTCACCTTTTAAATGTTTTGGCTTTACCATTTGTAGCGATGATATATTACTACAAACGCTATGAATTTAAGATGCTGTCTTTTGTTATTATGACTTTTGTTACAATTCTGGCGATGGTTCTTGTTTATCCCGGGATTGTAAAATGGTTCCCGCTTATTGCTGAATTGAACCTATTTTTATTTATCATGGTAATAGTTGGAATTTTTGCCTTAACTTATTGGGCTGTATTAAATAAAAGACATTTAATTAGTTTTATTATGCTTTCTATCACCTTTATTGTTATTGGTTATACCAGTTATGGTATAATTCCAATCCGGTCCGCACTGAATCCGACCATTGATGAAAATAATCCAGAAACCACAGAAAAATTCTTAAAATATATTAACCGAGAACAATACGGTGATTCTGATTCTGATCGTGAAAAAGTATGGCAGTCTAACCCGACTAAAAGAAATTACGATTCTACTTGGGATTTCTTCTGGACATACCAGGTTAACCACATGTATAATCGTTACTTTATGTGGCAGTTTGCAGGTATGGATGAAAATGGTACCAATTGGAACTGGAGTTTTTGGGGCTTGCCTTTGTTGATTGGATTAATAGGAATGTTTTATCATTTTAGGGGTGACCCGAAACATGCCCTTGCTGTGTTGGCTTTATTTTTTATGACCGGACTGGCTATTATTTTGTATCTCAATCAACCCGATCCACAACCAAGGGAGCGAGACTATAGTTATGTGGGTAGCTTCTTTGCATTTGCAATCTGGATTGGTTTAGGCTATGCCGGAATCATCGAGATGATAAAAGAGATGATGGCTGATAAAGCTGAGAAAGTAAAAGAAATTGGCACTCCAATAATGGCTGGTATCCTGGCAGTACTAATGTTAGCATCGCCAATCCAGTTATTATCTGAAAATTATGAATCCCATGACCGAAGCGGAAATTATGTTGCCTGGGATTATTCTTATAATATTCTTCAATCTTGCGAAGAGGGCGCGATCCTATTTACAAATGGCGACAATGATACTTTCCCATTATGGTATTTGCAGGAAGTAGAAAATATCCGTACAGATGTGCGCATTGTTAACCTGAGTCTGTTGAATACTGATTGGTATATCCGCCAGTTGAGAGACTTGGATCCCAAAGTCCCAATGCGGGTAAATGAGAAATTATTAGATCAGGTTGCACCAATCCCATGGGAAACACAAGATGTAACTTTGAATGTTCCTAAAGATATATTTTACAAAGATAGTATTGAATTTAGGAAAAGTTTTGGCCCGGTACCGTTGACCACACCAAACGCCATAAAATTTAAAGTAACACCAACAATTACCTATGGCAGTTATAAACTTTTACGCACCCAGGATTATATGATTTTAAATATTCTGGCAGCCAATCAGTGGAAAAAACCTGTTTACTTTGCCACGACTGTTCCGCAAACGAACCTTGTTGGCGGTTTGCAAGAATATATGAGGATGGAAGGCTTGGTTATGCGTATTGTTCCAATCAAGAACTGGCAATTAGATCCTAAATTATTAAAGGTTAATTTGGTTGAAAAATATCAATATCGTTTTAACGATCCTTCGGTTTATTACAATTCACAAACAATAGGTTTACTCCAAAATTACCGGTCACCAATTATTGGGCTTGCCGAATATTATGTGCATCAGGGACAAAAAGATAAACTGGAAGATCTTTTAGAATTTGAATCTCAAAATATGCCTGAAGAAGTTATTCCCTGGACTGCTCATCAATTGCGCAACCGCCGGCATGCTCTGCGTGCTGTAATTAATCCGGCTTATACTGATTCACTTTTAACAAGTCAGAATACAAATACACTCAATGTTGTTGCACGTAATTTAATGAGTTACCGGGAGTTTGACTCTGCCGCAAAACTTTTAGAAAAGACGAACGAAACCAATCCGGGAGATCCTGAAAGCATAAGTATGTTATTGCGTCTTTATGACCTGAGTGGGAAAGCAGAAAAAGCAATTGCAACATTGGAAAAATGGGTAGCATTGAATCCGGATGATAAAGGTGCCCAAAATATGTTGAACAGCTACAGGAAACGACTGAACAAGTAA
- the prfB gene encoding peptide chain release factor 2 (programmed frameshift), protein MTTEIINQVKEYNNRITNLRGYLDLDLKENQLKELEKETTADGFWDDKKAVKKVYDQINKLKEWIESWNKCKGILEEIEVILELAEESDDGELKSELDDNLSSLEKSLKALEFKRMLGGDNDSKNAILTIHPGAGGTESQDWAEMLMRLFLRYAERKSFKTDILDHQSGDEAGIKSVSIEVTGNYAYGYLKAEAGVHRLVRISPFDSNKRRHTSFASVFVLPEVDEDVDIEINPADLRIDTYRASGAGGQHVNKTDSAIRITHLPTNIVVQCQNDRSQHKNKASALKFLKARLFQKQLEDKKKEMQDIEEGKKDIAWGSQIRSYVFHPYNMVKDHRTNIETSNVQNVMDGDIDDFIEAYLVNFGDS, encoded by the exons ATGACTACTGAAATTATAAATCAGGTAAAAGAGTATAATAACAGAATCACCAATTTAAGAGGGTATCTT GACTTAGATTTAAAAGAAAATCAGCTGAAAGAACTTGAAAAAGAAACCACAGCGGATGGATTTTGGGATGATAAAAAAGCTGTAAAAAAAGTTTATGACCAAATAAATAAACTCAAAGAGTGGATTGAATCCTGGAATAAGTGCAAGGGCATACTTGAAGAAATTGAAGTTATTCTTGAGCTGGCAGAAGAATCTGATGATGGTGAATTAAAAAGTGAACTTGACGATAATCTAAGTTCTCTAGAGAAGTCATTAAAAGCCCTTGAGTTTAAACGTATGCTGGGTGGCGATAATGATTCAAAAAATGCAATTCTCACAATTCATCCAGGTGCAGGAGGCACAGAAAGCCAGGATTGGGCAGAAATGCTAATGCGTCTCTTTTTGAGATATGCAGAACGAAAAAGTTTTAAAACTGATATTTTGGATCACCAAAGTGGAGATGAGGCAGGAATAAAAAGTGTTTCCATTGAGGTTACCGGGAATTATGCATACGGGTATTTGAAGGCTGAGGCGGGAGTACATCGCTTGGTACGCATTTCACCGTTCGATTCAAATAAACGTCGTCATACATCCTTTGCCAGCGTATTTGTTTTGCCCGAGGTTGATGAGGATGTTGATATTGAAATTAATCCTGCCGATCTTAGGATCGATACTTATCGGGCAAGTGGTGCCGGCGGCCAGCATGTAAATAAAACAGATTCCGCTATTCGTATTACACATTTGCCAACAAATATTGTTGTGCAATGCCAAAATGATCGCTCACAGCACAAAAACAAAGCAAGCGCATTAAAATTTTTGAAAGCACGTTTATTTCAAAAACAGCTTGAAGACAAGAAAAAGGAAATGCAGGATATTGAAGAAGGAAAAAAAGACATTGCATGGGGCAGTCAAATCCGTTCATATGTTTTTCATCCTTATAATATGGTAAAAGACCACCGGACAAATATTGAAACAAGCAATGTTCAAAATGTGATGGATGGTGACATAGATGATTTTATTGAAGCATATTTAGTTAATTTTGGAGATAGTTAG